In one Sander lucioperca isolate FBNREF2018 chromosome 7, SLUC_FBN_1.2, whole genome shotgun sequence genomic region, the following are encoded:
- the LOC116038571 gene encoding octopamine receptor 2-like, which yields MRGKLTPAWDSGNNTIWEEYTDIAFVVANSLILLITSAVGIAANLFVILAVHYQKSLQTMNNVLVVNLAVIDILRCVVDCPILLTIVTTVYQRGYVDELICDTQVAFFSFSCCIQLLTLACISGERYQAIAQPSKTSQRRRRIMVLIPLTWALAILVAVFCVIFVKDSPVYEKCKGLSRVASSSYDTFGLYMLFPLWAVCFSVIIGFYARIFILVRSHNRKIFDRGTFPLSKTDKTKDKQKKEETTAVENGHGKSEQNQTLSKSVVQVELVTQAEPNSSKKDSTAALLASTKAPQCASISSENKKELKNTLEITDLETEQHHPPAMPAAVQTEEKPFKTEQSNPCGANVEANSSNGDAAASVQSSTTKPQKVSSNFDIEKQSKERVKIDKTPSEMKETSPHVPSSAQLENTESTPVLLIELKQAKNSNGGEKLTVDEVSSLPPVISNVPETEATKQNMEVEGAVCMMPSKASKERAKKKKESKMAKRAGYIIITFILFWLPLITTILMNAVHRTQVSICETRMQITIIRDIQILSVSIACITSLSDPIIYAAVNPQFRTEFYRLKNKFLSIFNKEL from the exons ATGAGAGGCAAGCTTACACCTGCATGGGACTCTGGGAACAACACCATTTGGGAGGAATACACTGACATCGCCTTTGTTGTGGCAAACAGCTTGATTCTGTTGATCACTTCTGCTGTGGGGATTGCAGCAAATCTTTTTGTTATACTGGCAGTTCATTACCAAAAATCACTGCAAACTATGAATAATGTGCTGGTGGTGAATCTGGCAGTCATAGACATTCTGAGATGTGTAGTTGACTGCCCCATTCTCTTAACCATCGTCACGACTGTGTATCAAAGAGGATATGTGGACGAGTTGATCTGTGATACACAAGTGgcctttttctctttcagctgCTGCATCCAACTGTTGACACTGGCCTGTATAAGTGGAGAAAGGTACCAGGCCATTGCCCAACCCTCCAAAACTAGTCAAAGGCGAAGACGGATAATGGTACTGATTCCTCTCACATGGGCCTTGGCTATTCTGGTGGCTGTTTTTTGTGTGATATTTGTCAAGGACTCACCCGTGTATGAAAAATGCAAAGGATTATCAAGAGTAGCATCCTCCTCCTATGACACCTTTGGACTTTACATGTTGTTCCCACTTTGGGCAGTTTGCTTTAGTGTTATCATTGGATTCTATGCTCGCATATTTATCCTTGTGAGATCACACAATCGTAAAATATTTGACAGAGGTACTTTTCCTCtttcaaaaacagacaaaacaaaagataagcagaagaaagaagaaaccaCTGCGGTGGAAAATGGACACGGAAAATCAGAGCAAAACCAGACCCTGAGCAAAAGTGTTGTTCAGGTGGAACTAGTGACACAAGCAGAACCAAATTCATCCAAGAAAGATTCTACAGCTGCTCTACTGGCCTCAACAAAAGCTCCACAATGTGCCTCCATCAGTTCAGAGAATAAAAAAGAGTTAAAAAATACATTGGAGATAACTGACTTGGAAACAGAACAACATCACCCTCCTGCAATGCCAGCTGCAGTGCAGACTGAGGAGAAACCTTTTAAAACAGAGCAGTCCAATCCCTGTGGTGCGAACGTTGAAGCAAACTCATCAAATGGAGATGCTGCTGCTAGTGTTCAGAGCTCAACCACAAAGCCGCAGAAGGTGTCAAGCAATTTTGACATAGAAAAGCAGTCCAAAGAGAGAGTAAAAATTGACAAAACGCCCTCTGAAATGAAAGAAACCAGCCCCCATGTTCCCTCGTCTGCACAGTTAGAGAATACAGAATCCACTCCTGTTTTACTGATTGAATTAAAACAAGCTAAGAACAGCAATGGAGGAGAAAAATTGACTGTAGATGAAGTGTCTTCATTACCTCCCGTCATAAGTAATGTCCCTGAAACAGAagctacaaaacaaaacatggagGTGGAAGGTGCTGTTTGCATGATGCCTTCCAAAGCAAGTAAAGAGAGAgcgaaaaaaaagaaggaaagtaAAATGGCAAAGCGTGCTGGCTATATTATTATAACCTTCATCTTATTCTGGCTACCATTGATCACAACTATCCTGATGAATGCTGTTCACAGAACACAGGTAAGTATTTGTGAGACAAGGATGCAA ATAACAATCATTCGGGACATTCAGATTCTGTCAGTCTCTATCGCCTGCATCACATCACTAAGTGACCCAATAATATATGCTGCAGTGAACCCTCAGTTTCGGACAGAGTTTTATAGGCTTAAAAACAAGTTTTTGTCCATATTCAATAAAGAATTATAA